A region of Asterias amurensis chromosome 20, ASM3211899v1 DNA encodes the following proteins:
- the LOC139952759 gene encoding uncharacterized protein isoform X1: protein METSSAYDTLPSGNNWTVVSGSPYTDVLTTTHQESASVARKYMDLNMSSILYAIAGAVVVLCILIHGCLFYRRWRLKRVRASVTGSPDRGWSWSKTPGKATNWSKTPWKATNHESSTMDAIDIELGDHKELVSSDSSRIQLAKSSPSSSLLDQDLNERRRSSTRIRVLPALALSRSSSAASGQPENGPDEGDSEDELSSNFSKSLTMDAVEKNETSKCTSDVTASPGNEPCSEYELLQCGTAGTPNEQDTKPDTTCKTNTIPTILQTQPSEEHTEYQLLNAGVQTRKNIKKHPKDLFKRRSYSFDNLPVLGAGGYAELKQTISGTLQPGRGRSASESQGHSPKSPKNKVSFDDKSISGPSNADPTYFTLVPDSEQEPNHDKRYRTLPPIKTNVTKTDESSGKRKLSLSSFKFSRKSKKSDKKKNKTPPSSPARKASPETSSAIYEEPEFIEEPNPATCPVYFTLEQPEKSAIGKCEENILSKDSKTGTKSLLFKNSPKNHKKSKGTRNIISYKKNPEHENFKNADDGYEDLEASAESSKVDDSPVYDTLEPGPVAPPVPSNNNSGPVIGKTTTGAPLRQFKPANRELPKRPSQNVYDCIERGAFPSPGSNQRSQTLLPTTRRGSSPSSQRFNQSPSTAYDSLCPSTLPEQLKAATLRRGSSPEPARSQPDAVYDLLNPETFSQQASDGSAKKLALRPGVGPKPKSLRLQRNTSLTYDTLHEELQIRRGSLGTRPAINTSPKPLIRTSSLSKIQRGRPDISPKPSPRGQDSVNTKPVVPKKPTLNGNTKLKNDDESQNGEDPVYFTLNADASSEPI from the exons ATGGAAACTTCCTCTGCATATGACACATTACCAAGTGGTAATAACTGGACTGTTGTCAGTGGTTCACCGTACACGGATGTACTAACAACTACCCACCAGGAATCGGCTTCTGTGGCAA GGAAGTACATGGATTTAAACATGTCTAGCATACTATACGCAATAGCTGGAGCTGTGGTAGTGCTCTGCATTCTGATACATGGATGTCTATTCTATCGAAGATG GAGACTCAAGCGAGTGAGGGCGTCTGTGACAGGCAGCCCGGACAGAGGCTGGAGTTGGTCTAAAACTCCTGGTAAAGCGACTAACTGGTCTAAAACTCCTTGGAAAGCGACTAACCATGAATCTTCCACCATGGACGCCATTGATATTGAGTTAGGAGACCACAAGGAGTTAGTCTCTTCTGATTCGTCCAGAATCCAACTGGCAAAATCCTCTCCCTCCTCTTCACTGCTTGATCAAGACTTGAACGAGAGGAGAAGGTCATCAACTAGGATAAGGGTGCTTCCTGCCCTGGCCTTATCAAGGAGCTCTAGTGCGGCGTCGGGTCAACCCGAGAATGGTCCAGACGAGGGAGATAGCGAGGATGAGCTATCTTCCAATTTCAGCAAAAGTCTTACGATGGATGCTGTGGAGAAAAATGAAACCTCAAAGTGTACCTCTGATGTGACAGCATCCCCAGGTAACGAGCCATGTTCCGAATACGAGCTCTTACAATGTGGGACTGCCGGAACACCAAACGAACAAGACACTAAACCTGACACGACTTGCAAAACAAACACTATCCCTACAATACTCCAAACCCAACCCAGCGAAGAACATACCGAATACCAACTTTTGAACGCTGGCGTTCAAACGaggaaaaacattaaaaaacatccAAAGGATCTATTTAAAAGAAGGTCTTACAGTTTCGACAACCTTCCGGTTTTAGGGGCGGGTGGCTATGCCGAGCTAAAGCAAACTATTTCGGGTACCTTGCAGCCAGGACGTGGACGGAGCGCGAGTGAAAGCCAAGGACATTCCCCTAAAAGTCCGAAAAATAAAGTCAGCTTCGATGACAAATCTATTTCTGGACCTTCAAACGCAGACCCTACGTATTTTACACTTGTTCCTGATTCGGAGCAGGAGCCGAATCATGATAAGAGGTATCGGACACTTCCACCCATAAAAACCAACGTTACAAAAACTGACGAATCCTCCGGCAAGCGAAAATTGAGTCTCAGTTCCTTTAAGTTCTCCAGGAAGAGTAAAAAATCGgacaagaagaagaataagaCCCCACCCAGTTCCCCTGCACGTAAAGCCAGCCCGGAAACCTCATCCGCGATCTATGAAGAACCAGAGTTCATTGAGGAACCAAACCCAGCCACTTGTCCTGTTTACTTTACTCTTGAGCAGCCAGAGAAGAGTGCCATTGGGAAATGTGAGGAGAACATTCTCTCAAAGGATTCCAAAACCGGAACTAAATCATTACTCTTCAAAAACTCTCccaaaaatcacaaaaagaGCAAAGGCACCAGGAATATCATTTCATATAAAAAGAATCCTGAGCATGAAAACTTCAAGAATGCTGATGACGGATACGAAGATTTGGAAGCTTCTGCAGAAAGTTCAAAAGTAGATGATTCACCTGTTTATGATACACTCGAGCCCGGACCTGTTGCACCCCCTGTTCCGTCAAACAATAACAGCGGCCCAGTTATAGGGAAAACTACCACCGGGGCGCCGCTGAGACAATTCAAGCCGGCAAACAGAGAGCTACCCAAAAGGCCTTCTCAGAACGTCTATGACTGCATCGAGCGAGGAGCCTTCCCATCGCCAGGGTCCAACCAAAGATCGCAAACCCTTCTACCCACGACAAGACGAGGGTCCAGCCCGTCTTCCCAGAGGTTTAATCAATCACCTTCAACAGCCTATGATTCTCTTTGCCCCTCTACTCTGCCAGAGCAACTCAAAGCAGCTACCTTAAGGCGTGGCTCATCTCCAGAGCCAGCCAGAAGCCAACCAGACGCAGTCTACGACCTTCTGAATCCAGAAACCTTCTCTCAACAGGCCTCAGATGGTTCCGCAAAGAAGCTTGCACTGCGTCCTGGAGTAGGTCCAAAACCAAAATCATTACGGCTTCAAAGGAACACCAGCCTAACCTACGACACCTTACACGAGGAGTTACAGATCAGACGGGGCTCTCTGGGAACTAGACCTGCAATCAACACCAGCCCGAAACCTCTAATAAGAACTAGCTCCTTGTCAAAAATACAAAGAGGGCGCCCTGATATCTCCCCCAAACCATCACCTCGAGGACAAGACTCGGTGAACACAAAACCAGTGGTTCCAAAGAAACCCACTTTAAACGGAAACACAAAACTCAAGAACGACGACGAATCGCAAAATGGCGAAGACCCTGTGTATTTCACGCTGAATGCAGACGCTAGCTCCGAGCCTATTTAG
- the LOC139952759 gene encoding uncharacterized protein isoform X2, with translation MDLNMSSILYAIAGAVVVLCILIHGCLFYRRWRLKRVRASVTGSPDRGWSWSKTPGKATNWSKTPWKATNHESSTMDAIDIELGDHKELVSSDSSRIQLAKSSPSSSLLDQDLNERRRSSTRIRVLPALALSRSSSAASGQPENGPDEGDSEDELSSNFSKSLTMDAVEKNETSKCTSDVTASPGNEPCSEYELLQCGTAGTPNEQDTKPDTTCKTNTIPTILQTQPSEEHTEYQLLNAGVQTRKNIKKHPKDLFKRRSYSFDNLPVLGAGGYAELKQTISGTLQPGRGRSASESQGHSPKSPKNKVSFDDKSISGPSNADPTYFTLVPDSEQEPNHDKRYRTLPPIKTNVTKTDESSGKRKLSLSSFKFSRKSKKSDKKKNKTPPSSPARKASPETSSAIYEEPEFIEEPNPATCPVYFTLEQPEKSAIGKCEENILSKDSKTGTKSLLFKNSPKNHKKSKGTRNIISYKKNPEHENFKNADDGYEDLEASAESSKVDDSPVYDTLEPGPVAPPVPSNNNSGPVIGKTTTGAPLRQFKPANRELPKRPSQNVYDCIERGAFPSPGSNQRSQTLLPTTRRGSSPSSQRFNQSPSTAYDSLCPSTLPEQLKAATLRRGSSPEPARSQPDAVYDLLNPETFSQQASDGSAKKLALRPGVGPKPKSLRLQRNTSLTYDTLHEELQIRRGSLGTRPAINTSPKPLIRTSSLSKIQRGRPDISPKPSPRGQDSVNTKPVVPKKPTLNGNTKLKNDDESQNGEDPVYFTLNADASSEPI, from the exons ATGGATTTAAACATGTCTAGCATACTATACGCAATAGCTGGAGCTGTGGTAGTGCTCTGCATTCTGATACATGGATGTCTATTCTATCGAAGATG GAGACTCAAGCGAGTGAGGGCGTCTGTGACAGGCAGCCCGGACAGAGGCTGGAGTTGGTCTAAAACTCCTGGTAAAGCGACTAACTGGTCTAAAACTCCTTGGAAAGCGACTAACCATGAATCTTCCACCATGGACGCCATTGATATTGAGTTAGGAGACCACAAGGAGTTAGTCTCTTCTGATTCGTCCAGAATCCAACTGGCAAAATCCTCTCCCTCCTCTTCACTGCTTGATCAAGACTTGAACGAGAGGAGAAGGTCATCAACTAGGATAAGGGTGCTTCCTGCCCTGGCCTTATCAAGGAGCTCTAGTGCGGCGTCGGGTCAACCCGAGAATGGTCCAGACGAGGGAGATAGCGAGGATGAGCTATCTTCCAATTTCAGCAAAAGTCTTACGATGGATGCTGTGGAGAAAAATGAAACCTCAAAGTGTACCTCTGATGTGACAGCATCCCCAGGTAACGAGCCATGTTCCGAATACGAGCTCTTACAATGTGGGACTGCCGGAACACCAAACGAACAAGACACTAAACCTGACACGACTTGCAAAACAAACACTATCCCTACAATACTCCAAACCCAACCCAGCGAAGAACATACCGAATACCAACTTTTGAACGCTGGCGTTCAAACGaggaaaaacattaaaaaacatccAAAGGATCTATTTAAAAGAAGGTCTTACAGTTTCGACAACCTTCCGGTTTTAGGGGCGGGTGGCTATGCCGAGCTAAAGCAAACTATTTCGGGTACCTTGCAGCCAGGACGTGGACGGAGCGCGAGTGAAAGCCAAGGACATTCCCCTAAAAGTCCGAAAAATAAAGTCAGCTTCGATGACAAATCTATTTCTGGACCTTCAAACGCAGACCCTACGTATTTTACACTTGTTCCTGATTCGGAGCAGGAGCCGAATCATGATAAGAGGTATCGGACACTTCCACCCATAAAAACCAACGTTACAAAAACTGACGAATCCTCCGGCAAGCGAAAATTGAGTCTCAGTTCCTTTAAGTTCTCCAGGAAGAGTAAAAAATCGgacaagaagaagaataagaCCCCACCCAGTTCCCCTGCACGTAAAGCCAGCCCGGAAACCTCATCCGCGATCTATGAAGAACCAGAGTTCATTGAGGAACCAAACCCAGCCACTTGTCCTGTTTACTTTACTCTTGAGCAGCCAGAGAAGAGTGCCATTGGGAAATGTGAGGAGAACATTCTCTCAAAGGATTCCAAAACCGGAACTAAATCATTACTCTTCAAAAACTCTCccaaaaatcacaaaaagaGCAAAGGCACCAGGAATATCATTTCATATAAAAAGAATCCTGAGCATGAAAACTTCAAGAATGCTGATGACGGATACGAAGATTTGGAAGCTTCTGCAGAAAGTTCAAAAGTAGATGATTCACCTGTTTATGATACACTCGAGCCCGGACCTGTTGCACCCCCTGTTCCGTCAAACAATAACAGCGGCCCAGTTATAGGGAAAACTACCACCGGGGCGCCGCTGAGACAATTCAAGCCGGCAAACAGAGAGCTACCCAAAAGGCCTTCTCAGAACGTCTATGACTGCATCGAGCGAGGAGCCTTCCCATCGCCAGGGTCCAACCAAAGATCGCAAACCCTTCTACCCACGACAAGACGAGGGTCCAGCCCGTCTTCCCAGAGGTTTAATCAATCACCTTCAACAGCCTATGATTCTCTTTGCCCCTCTACTCTGCCAGAGCAACTCAAAGCAGCTACCTTAAGGCGTGGCTCATCTCCAGAGCCAGCCAGAAGCCAACCAGACGCAGTCTACGACCTTCTGAATCCAGAAACCTTCTCTCAACAGGCCTCAGATGGTTCCGCAAAGAAGCTTGCACTGCGTCCTGGAGTAGGTCCAAAACCAAAATCATTACGGCTTCAAAGGAACACCAGCCTAACCTACGACACCTTACACGAGGAGTTACAGATCAGACGGGGCTCTCTGGGAACTAGACCTGCAATCAACACCAGCCCGAAACCTCTAATAAGAACTAGCTCCTTGTCAAAAATACAAAGAGGGCGCCCTGATATCTCCCCCAAACCATCACCTCGAGGACAAGACTCGGTGAACACAAAACCAGTGGTTCCAAAGAAACCCACTTTAAACGGAAACACAAAACTCAAGAACGACGACGAATCGCAAAATGGCGAAGACCCTGTGTATTTCACGCTGAATGCAGACGCTAGCTCCGAGCCTATTTAG